One window of Campylobacter avium LMG 24591 genomic DNA carries:
- a CDS encoding ABC transporter substrate-binding protein, translating into MKKILLSTALLSCFVFAKDVKVGVVLPLTGPVAAYGQDVLAGVELANKIMPKAKNGDTINLVVLDSKGDKVETSTAALRLVSKDKVVAIIGEATTPNTMQVISVAEDKKVPMIAPVASGDKLLDNKKYSSRVCFMDSFQGQKFADYAIDTLKYKTVAMVVDQANVYSLGLAKVFETQFKKRGGKVLKKLMISSNDKDFKAIISQLQSVKSDFVYMPIYHPEAALITKQARALGFNTPFSAGDGVNNKTFIELGGEAVNDFIFTDSFDYNNPSTALGKSFVDRYEKEKKTREVPAFAAMGADAYFVTVNAINNCAASLTSECINNEIHKTTKLEVVGGVISIDKSGNAKRPVIIKEIKNGKQSYKATVNP; encoded by the coding sequence ATGAAAAAAATTCTTTTAAGCACAGCTCTTTTAAGCTGCTTTGTTTTCGCTAAGGATGTAAAAGTTGGCGTTGTTTTGCCTTTAACAGGCCCTGTTGCTGCTTATGGTCAGGATGTTTTGGCTGGGGTTGAGCTGGCTAATAAAATCATGCCAAAGGCTAAAAATGGCGATACCATAAATTTAGTAGTGCTAGATAGCAAGGGAGACAAGGTAGAAACCTCGACCGCAGCCCTAAGACTTGTATCAAAGGATAAGGTTGTGGCGATAATAGGCGAGGCCACCACCCCAAACACAATGCAAGTTATCTCAGTAGCAGAGGATAAAAAAGTGCCTATGATAGCACCTGTTGCAAGCGGGGACAAGCTTTTGGATAATAAAAAATACTCAAGCAGAGTTTGCTTTATGGATAGTTTTCAGGGGCAAAAATTCGCTGATTACGCCATAGATACCTTGAAGTATAAGACTGTTGCTATGGTTGTTGACCAGGCGAATGTTTATTCTTTAGGGCTTGCCAAGGTTTTTGAAACTCAGTTTAAAAAAAGAGGCGGTAAGGTGCTTAAAAAGCTTATGATAAGCTCAAATGACAAGGATTTTAAGGCTATAATTTCCCAGCTTCAAAGCGTGAAGTCTGACTTTGTGTATATGCCAATTTACCACCCAGAAGCAGCCCTAATAACAAAGCAAGCAAGAGCTTTGGGCTTTAACACTCCTTTTAGTGCAGGAGATGGGGTAAATAACAAGACTTTCATAGAACTAGGCGGCGAGGCTGTAAATGACTTCATCTTTACCGATAGCTTTGATTACAACAACCCAAGCACAGCCCTAGGTAAGAGCTTTGTAGATAGATATGAAAAAGAAAAAAAGACAAGAGAGGTTCCAGCCTTTGCTGCTATGGGAGCTGACGCTTACTTTGTAACGGTTAATGCCATTAATAACTGTGCTGCTTCTTTAACAAGCGAGTGCATTAACAACGAAATTCACAAAACCACGAAGCTAGAAGTGGTTGGCGGTGTGATAAGCATAGATAAAAGCGGAAATGCCAAAAGGCCGGTTATTATAAAAGAGATTAAAAACGGCAAGCAAAGCTATAAAGCTACTGTAAATCCTTAA
- a CDS encoding major outer membrane protein, with protein sequence MRILLLSFFILSSFSFAKPLEEAIKNVEISGEIRYRYENSNNDKMTVPHSGGGDRTRLNVTIPLN encoded by the coding sequence ATGAGAATTTTGCTTTTAAGCTTTTTTATACTTTCTTCATTTAGCTTCGCAAAACCTTTAGAAGAAGCCATTAAAAATGTTGAAATCAGCGGTGAAATTCGCTACAGATACGAAAATAGTAATAATGATAAAATGACAGTGCCTCACAGCGGTGGGGGTGATAGAACAAGACTAAATGTTACCATACCTTTAAACTAG